The proteins below come from a single Melospiza georgiana isolate bMelGeo1 chromosome 4, bMelGeo1.pri, whole genome shotgun sequence genomic window:
- the BTG1 gene encoding protein BTG1 — MHPALYTRASMIREIAAAVGFISKFLRTKGLMNERQLQTFSQCLQELLAEHYKHHWFPEKPCKGSGYRCIRINHKMDPLIGQAAQRIGLSSQELFQLLPSELTLWVDPYEVSYRIGEDGSICVLYEAAPAGGSQSNTNMQMVDSRISCKEELLLGRTSPSKSYNMMTVSG, encoded by the exons aTGCATCCCGCCCTGTACACCCGGGCCAGCATGATACGTGAGATCGCCGCGGCCGTGGGCTTCATCTCCAAGTTCCTGCGGACCAAGGGGCTGATGAACGAGCGGCAGCTGCAGACCTTCAGCcagtgcctgcaggagctgctggcag aacATTATAAACACCACTGGTTCCCAGAAAAGCCATGCAAGGGATCAGGTTACCGATGTATCCGGATCAACCATAAAATGGATCCTCTCATTGGACAGGCAGCACAGCGGATTGGATTGAGCAGTCAGGAACTGTTTCAGCTTCTTCCGAGCGAACTCACTCTCTGGGTTGACCCGTACGAAGTGTCCTATCGCATTGGAGAGGATGGCTCCATCTGTGTGCTGTACGAAGCTGCACCAGCAGGAGGTAGCCAAAGTAACACCAACATGCAAATGGTAGACAGCAGAATAAGCTGTAAGGAGGAACTTCTCTTGGGCAGAACTAGCCCTTCCAAAAGCTACAATATGATGACTGTATCAGGTTAA